Within Persephonella sp., the genomic segment TTATTCACCCATCTTTAAAAGAAAATGCAACCCATGTCTTGATAGAGGGTATAAAAGGGGGAAATCCCAGAGGAGAAACTGTAGAAAAACCTCTCATAGTTTATGACAATCCTGATAAAAAGGTTTACACATCTGAGGTAAATTTTTTACTTGAAAAATTCTGCGACTAAGGAGAAAACGATGAAAAAACTTGCTTTAATATCTTTTATTGAAGGAATATCCCTTATAGTTCTTGTTTTTATCGGTATGCCTCTGAAATATATCTGGGGGTATAAAATAGCCACACTGATTTTAGGTTCTATACACGGGACATTATGGCTTGCATTTCTTTATGTCCTATATGTCACATACAGAGAGTATAAATTTGATAAAGGTTTTATCCTCAAAATGCTTTTCTTCTCTGTAATTCCATTTGGATTGATACCAATGGAAAAATTAATTAAAGAATTTGATGATAAAATAAATAAAAAACAAGAGGAAGGAGAGTTTATC encodes:
- a CDS encoding DUF3817 domain-containing protein, with the translated sequence MKKLALISFIEGISLIVLVFIGMPLKYIWGYKIATLILGSIHGTLWLAFLYVLYVTYREYKFDKGFILKMLFFSVIPFGLIPMEKLIKEFDDKINKKQEEGEFINA